GCGACGTCCTGGAGATCCACGAGCGTTGGGCCCGCAACATCATCTGCGCGCTCGCCCGCCTGGACGGGCAGGTCGTGGGCATCGTCGCCAACCAGCCCGGCCACCTCGCCGGCGTCCTGGACATCCACGCCTCCGAGAAGGCCGCGCGCTTCGTCCAGCTCTGCGACGCCTTCAACATCCCGATCGTCACCCTCCTGGACGTCCCCGGCTTCCTGCCGGGCGTCGACCAGGAACACGGCGGCATCATCCGCCACGGCGCCAAACTCCTCTACGCCTACTGCAACGCCACCGTGCCCCGCATCTCGCTGATCCTGCGCAAGGCCTACGGCGGCGCCTACATCGTCATGGACTCCCAGTCCATCGGCGCCGACCTCACCTACGCCTGGCCCACCAACGAGATCGCCGTCATGGGCGCCGAGGGCGCCGCCAACGTCATCTTCCGCAAGCAGATCTCCGACGCCGAGGACCCCGAGGCCATGCGCGCCCGGATGGTCAAGGAGTACAAGGCCGAGCTGATGCACCCGTACTACGCGGCCGAACGCGGCCTCGTCGACGACGTCATCGACCCCGCCGAAACCCGCGAGGTCCTCGTCAGTGCCCTCGCGATGCTCCGCACCAAGCACGCCGACCTGCCCTCGCGCAAACACGGCAACCCGCCTCAGTAACACGAAGGAGACCCGCCACCGATGAGCATCACCACCGACACCCTCCTCAAGGTCGAGAAGGGCAACGCCGCACCCGAGGAACTCGCCGCGATCACCGCGATCCTCCTCGCCCGCGCCACCACCACCACCGACACCACCACCCGCACCCCCCGCACCCAGGCCGGCTGGCGCCGCCTGGAACGCAGCGCCGGCTTCCGCGCCCCGCACAGCTGGCGCGGCTAGGTACGTCGCACACGCGGCACGTCACACGGTTCACCGAGAGCGCCGGGGCCCCGCCCCGGCGCTCTCGCGTACCCCGGGACGCACCGCGGAGAGCTCGCGTACGGCTCCTGTACGACCCGCGGGCGACGGAGACGCGGAAAAGGCCCCTCACGCTCCGACGGAGCGTGAGGGGCCTTTTCCGCGCGTTCCGCGGAACCGCTAGCGCAGGCGCGCCATCAGCGCGTGCTCGACGAGCGTGATGAGCGCGCTCTTGGCGTCCGCGCGGTGGCGGGCGTCGGTGGTGATGATCGGGGCGTCCGGGCCGATCTGCAGGGCCTCGCGGACTTCCTCCGGCGTGTAGGGCTGGTGTCCGTCGAAGCCGTTCAGGGCGATGACGAACGGCAGGCCGCTGTTCTCGAAGTAGTCGACGGCGGGGAAACAGTCCGCGAGCCGCCGGGTGTCCACGAGCACCACGGCGCCGATCGCGCCGCGTACCAGGTCGTCCCACATGAACCAGAAGCGGTCCTGACCCGGCGTACCGAAGAGGTACAGGATCAGGTCCTGGTCCAGGGTGATGCGGCCGAAGTCCATGGCGACCGTCGTCGTCGTCTTGTCACCGGTGTGGGTGAGGTCGTCGATTCCGGCGGAGGCGCTGGTCATGACGGCCTCGGTGCGCAGCGGGTTGATCTCGGAGACCGCGCCGACGAACGTGGTCTTGCCCACGCCGAAGCCGCCCGCCACCACGATCTTCGCGGAGGTGGTGGAGCGAGCCGCTCCGCCGTTAGAGCTTGCGAAGTCCACTGAGCACCCTTTCGAGCAGTGTCACGTCTGGCTGGCCGCCGGCAGACTCGTCGCCGCCGGGCTGGTGAATGGCGACAAGGCCCGCCTCCGCCAGGTCGGCGACGAGGATGCGGGCGACACCAAGAGGAATGGAGAGGAGTGCCGAGATCTCCGCGACGGATTTGATCTCCTGGCACAGACGGCAGATGCGCTGATGCTCGGGCAACTGCCCTTGCAGCCGCGCGGGATCGGCCGTGGTGCTGACCAGCGCCTCGATGGCGAGCTGGTAGCGCGGCCGGGTACGGCCGCCGGTCATGGCGTACGGACGCACCAGCGGGTTGTGTGCCTTCGGGGCCTGCGGCTGCGAGGAGCGCGAGGGCCGCTGCGAAGGCCGGTAAGGCTGCTGGGGCTGCTGGGGCTGGCCGTACGAAGGCTGCTGCTGGTACGGGTTGTGCTCCGGCGCGGGCCGGCTGGGAGTGGAGGGGAAGTTGAAGCGGTTCTGGTCGTGCCCACCCTGCGGCTGCTGCGCGCCGCCATAAGGATGTCCTCCGGGTGTTGTCACGTTTCCTCCTCCGACTCCAAGAACGCAGTACTCCCTGTGGAACCGCGCCACCGCACCCTATGGTGCGATGACGCGAAACGCACTGCCTGTCTGCTAGTTGAGCAGACTTCCCTGCAGCTCCGCACGCAGGTCCGGGGTGAGGACACTGCCTGCTCGATCCACAAGAAGGGCCATTTCGTAGCCCACCAGGCCGATGTCGCACTCGGGGTGCGCGAGCACCGCGAGCGAGGATCCGTCGGACACGGACATGAGGAAAAGGAATCCCCGGTCCATCTCGACGACCGTCTGGTTGACCGCGCCACCCTCGAAGATGCGGGAGGCTCCGGCGGTCAGCGACGTCAGACCGGAGGCCACGGCCGCCAGCTGATCGGCGCGGTCGCGCGGGAATCCGTCGGACATCGCCAGAAGGAGTCCGTCGGCGGAGACCACCACCGTGTGGGACACCCCGGGGGTGTTGTCCACGAAGTTGGTGATCAACCAGTTCAGGTTCTGTGCCGCCTGGCTCATCGGGCTCACACTAACGCTCCTGGTCATAGCTGTTACTTGACTGCTCGGAACCCGCGCTGCGTCCCTGTTGGACACCGCGTCGCAGGTTGCTCAACCTGCCACGGACGTCCTCCGGTGCGCGGGAGACCTGGGGGCCGCCCTGCGGGGTCGTCTCCGCAGCACCCTCGACCAGGTTGGCCTTGGGCACCCGCCGAGGGAGACCGGACGGGGTGACCCCGCCCGCCTTCGGCTCACGAAGCTTGGCGGCCTGCTGCCAACGCTCGTCGTTGTTCGAGCGCCAGGCCTCAGGGCCTTCCTCGTCCGCCTTCGGGGCGGCGGCGGGCTGCTGACGCTGCGGCCGCTGCTCGAAGAGGGATCCGGTGGACTCCGCTTCCTGCTGTGCCGGCTGCCACTGCTGCTGGCTGCCGCGGCGCGGCAGGCCCGCTCCGGTCATCTTGTGACCGGTGTCGGCGGCGGCGCCCGGACGGTCGAAGCCTACGCGTTCCGGGGCCGGTTCGGGAGCGGGCGTGGATTCCGATTCGGTCCCGTAGTCCTGCTGGTAGCCACCCGAGTACGTGTTCTGCTCGGGCCACTCCGCCTGCTGGGACTGGGGTTCGAAGCCCCCGTCGTACGACGGGGCGTCCTGCCGCTGGTCCTGGTACTCGGCTTCCGGATAGCCATATCCCTGTTGCGGATAGGCCTCGTAGGACTGCTGGGGCTGCTGGGACGGCCCGCCCTCGTACCCCGGGGCGTAGCCCGGCTCGGGCTGCTGCTCGTAGCCCTGGTACGGCTGGTACCCGTGTTCAGGCTGGGGTTCCGAATAGTCCTGGGAGGACTGCTCGGCCTGATCGGGGTACTGCTGGTCCTGCGGGTAGCCCACCTGGGCGGCCAACGCCGCCCGGCGCTCCTGCTGGCCCAGCGACCGGCCCACGGGGTCGGCGCCCTGTCCGTCGGCTCCCTGGCCGCCCTGGGCGTCGTAGCGGGAGTCGTCGAAGCCGAGCTCGGCCGCCGTGCGCATCTTCGGAGCCTGCAGGGCCTGCTGCTCCGGGATGATCTGCGAGACCGTGAAGTCGTCGTCCGGTACGCCCTCGCCACCGCCACCGTGGGTGATGGCGTCGGGGAGCATGACCAGCGAGGTGGTGCCGGCCGCCTCGCCCGAGGGGCGCAGCTGGACGCGGATGCTGTGGCGGTCCGCCAGCCGGCCGACCACGAACAGACCCATGCGCTGCGAGATCGCGGCGTCCACGGTCGGCGGGTTGGCCAGCTTGTGGTTGATGTCCGCGAAGTCCTCGGCGGTGAGGCCGATGCCCTTGTCGTGGATCTCGATCATGACGCGGCCGTCGGGCAGACGGGTGGCGTTGACACGGACCTTGGTCTGCGGGGAGGAGAACGTGGTGGCGTTCTCCAGCAGCTCGGCGAGCAGGTGCACGAGGTCGGTCACGGCCTGGCCGTGGATCTCGGCCTCCGAGACGCCCGACAGCTCGACGCGCTCGTACTGCTCCACCTCGGAGGAGGCGGCGCGCAGCACGTCGACCAGCGGGACCGGCTGGTCCCAGCGGCGGCCCGGCTCCTCACCCGCGAGGATGAGGAGGTTCTCGCCGTTGCGGCGCATGCGGGTGGCCAGGTGGTCCAGGCGGAAGAGGTTCTCCAGCTGGTCCGGGTCGGCCTCGTTGTTCTCCAGGTCGGTGATGAGGGTCAACTGGCCCTCGATCAGCGACTGGTTGCGCATGGAGAGGTTCGTGAAGATCGCGTTGACGTTCCCTCGCAGGAGCGCCTGCTCCGCGGCGAGCCGGACCGCTTCCCGGTGGACCTGGTCGAAGGCGCGGGCGACCTCGCCGATCTCGTCCTGGGAGTCGATCGGGATCGGCAGCACCCGGGTGTCGACCTTGCCCGGATCGGTGCGCGACAGCTGGTCGACGAGCATCGGCAGGCGCTGCTCGGCGATGTCGAAGGCGGCGGTGCGCAGGTGGCGCATGGCGCGGCCCATCTGGCGGGCCATCATGCCGGCCAGGATGAAGGCGGCGAGCAGGGCCACGACCACGATGGCGCCGGTCAGGATGGCGTCGTTGCGGGACTCGTCGGAGACCGCGACCGCGTCCTGCACGGCCTTGCCGAGGAGTTCCTTCTCGATCTCGGCGTAGCCGTCGAACTTGGCGGTGGCGGCGGCCTGCCAGGCCTGGGCCGTGGTGCCGTTCTGGGCGAGACGGGTGTTCTTCTCGCCCGAGGCTATCGCCTCGGTCATGCCGGTGAGCACGGAGCCGTTGACCACGGGCGGGGTCTTGAAGGTGGTGCCCGCCTGCTCGGCGGCCTGCTTGGCCGCGGCGAGCTTCTGCGCGCCCTCCTGGGACTTCTGACCCATGACGTCGCGCAGGCGGTTGGTGTCCGCGTCGGTGCCGGCCGCGACGTACTCGCCGATGGCGATCTCTTCGAGGTAGGCGTACGAGGAGAAGGCGACGAGCTGGGACTTGCGGATGTCCTCGCTCTCGCTCGGCCGGACCAGCAGGTGGGTGCCGACGGAGCGCTGGAGCGAGTTCGCCGCCTTGGCCAGCTCGATCGCGTAGACCATGCGGCCGTAGCTGGTCACGTTGCCGGTGCCCAGGCCGAGCTCGTTGGAGAACTGCATCAGGTAGTGCTGGACCAGCACGTACCCCTCTTCGGTGGGGATGGGGCCCAGCGCGTTGGGGAGGTTCTTCTTCGCCGACTCGGGCGCCGCGAGGTAGGCCGTCTTGCGGACCTGCTCCAGCTTCGGCTCCTCCTGACGGAAGAGCTCCAGGCGCCGTTCCAGGCCCTGGTTCCCCGGGAGGTCCTTCGCCGCGTCCGCGAACTTGGCCTTCGCCGCGTCCGTGGCCGCGTACGCCTTCGTGACGATCTCGCTGCCGCGGTCGCCGCGCAGCAGCGGCTGGGCGGTCAGGTCACGCTCGTCGAGGAGCGCCTGGCCGTATTCGGAGGCCGCCTGGACGATGCGGGCGGTCTTCTCCGCGTCCTTGGCCTCGTTCCAGCTGTCGACGGAACCCTTCACCTGGAAGCCGCCCATGACCAGTCCGACGAGGACGGGTACGAGGAGGATGGCGTTCAGACGGGTCGGCACACGCCAGTTGCGGGGCGAGAACCTGCTGGTGCTGCCGCTGCTCGCGGGTGGGTCAACGGGCACGTCGACGGGCGACGCGGCCGCTCGCGGCGGCGGGGTGAAGTTGCCGCGCGCGGGTTCATCCGCGGGGCTCGAGTTGCTTCGCCTCACTCGACCAACAACCTCTCGGCGGTGCTACTAGCTAGTTCGTTGAATTCCAGCACGGTTAACGGCCGTGTTCCAAACAGTTGAAATCGGCCATTCCCAGAGCCTTATGCCCCACATAAATCGGACATAAAGAGCGAGGGGCTGCAAATGCGGGGCCAGTTGTGAGCACAGCGGCACCGGGCGACCGCACCCTGTGCCCGGCCGGCCTCAATTCTCTGTCGAAACGTTATGAACGAGAAGGGCGGGCCGTGTCGTATGACACAACCCGCCCTCACACGCGGCCATGATTTCCGTGCTACTTGAGCCGCGCCATCAGCGCGTGCTCGACGAGCGTGATGAGCGCGCTCTTGGCGTCCGCGCGGTGGCGGGCGTCGGTGGTGATGATCGGCGCGTCCGGGCCGATCTGCAGCGCCTCGCGGACCTCCTCCGGGGTGTACGGCTGGTGCCCCTCGAAGCCGTTGAGCGCCACGACGAACGGCAGGCCGCTGTTCTCGAAGTAGTCGACGGCGGGGAAACAGTCCGCGAGCCGGCGGGTGTCGACCAGGACGATCGCGCCGATGGCGCCCCGTACGAGGTCGTCCCACATGAACCAGAAGCGGTCCTGACCCGGCGTACCGAAGAGGTACAGGATCAGGTCCTGGTCCAGGGTGATGCGGCCGAAGTCCATGGCGACCGTGGTGGTCGTCTTGTCCCCGGTGTGGGTCAGGTCGTCGATGCCCGCGCTCGCGGACGTCATGACGGCCTCGGTGCGCAGCGGGTTGATCTCGGAGACCGCGCCGACGAACGTGGTCTTGCCCACGCCGAAGCCGCCGGCCACCACGATCTTCGCGGAGGTGGTGGAGCGAGGAGCCGCTCCACCGTCAGAGCTTGCGAAGTCCACTGAGAACCCTCTCGAGCAGTGTTACATCCGGCGTTCCGCCGGCCTCTCCATTGCCCGGCTGGTGGATGGCCACCATTCCGGCCTCCGCCAGGTCGGCGACGAGGATCCGGGCGACACCGAGCGGCATCGACAGAAGTGCGGAGACCTCCGCGACCGACTTCACCTCACGGCACAGCGTGCAGATGCGCTGGTGCTCCGGCAGCAGGCCGGAAAGGTGCATCGGATCGGCCGTGGTGCTGACCAGCGCCTCGATGGCGAGCTGGTAGCGCGGCCGGGTCCGGCCACCGGTCATCGCGTACGGACGTACCAGCGGCTGGTCGCCTTCCGAGTACGAATCTCCGTACGCATCGGGGTAGGCGGGGGGCGGGGTCATTGATCCTCCGGGCTGGACAGCAGTGGTCAGCGTGCCGTCTGACAGGGCGGCCGGTGGGGGGACGTGATGACGGCCTGTCGGGGGTACTGGATTCCGGGGCACGAGCCCCGGGCTCCCGGCCGGAAGTACCGTCCGGCCGGGAGTCTGGCAGTCAGATGAGCAGGCTTCCCTGCAGCTCCGCGCGCAGGTCCGGGGTGAGGACACTGCCGGCGCGGTCCACGAGGAGGGCCATCTCGTAGCCCACGAGGCCGATGTCGCACTCGGGGTGCGCGAGAACGGCCAGCGAGGATCCGTCGGACACGGACATGAGGAAAAGGAATCCCCGGTCCATCTCCACGACCGTCTGGTTGACGGCGCCACCCTCGAAGATGCGGGAGGCACCGGCGGTCAGCGACGTCAGACCGGAGGCCACGGCCGCCAGCTGATCGGCGCGGTCACGCGGGAAACCTTCCGACATCGCCAGAAGGAGTCCGTCGGCGGAGACCACCACGGTGTGGGACACCCCAGGGGTGTTGTCCACGAAGTTGGTGATCAACCAGTTCAGGTTCTGTGCCGCCTGGCTCATCGAACTCAACTATCGCTCCTGCTGGTAAGTGGGGTCGACGTGGTAACTGCCGGTCGCGGGGCCGGTGGTGCCGGCCTGACGCCCCTGCTGGATACCGCGGCGGAGGTTGGTGAGACGTCCCCGGACATCGTCCGGGGAACGCGATACCTGCGGGCCTGCCTGTGCTTCGGCCTGCTGCTGCGCCGTGCCGGCCACGAGGTTCGCTCGCGGTACGCGACGGGGCAGCCCCGAGGTGGTGATGCCGCCCGCGGCGGGCTGGCGCACGCGCTCGGCCTGTCGCATCAGCTCGTCGTTCGGCGACGAACGCCAGCTGACGGTCGGCATGGCGCCGGTCGCGGCGGCATCGGCCGCCGGCTCCTGGCCCCGCTGCGGCAGCTGGGGCTGCGTGCGCTGCGGAGCCGGCGCGGACGGGGCGCTCTGCTGCGGCTGCTGGGGCACGGCCGGTCCCTGGTCGGCGGGCTGCTCGCCCTCCTGACGGAACCAGTTCGACTCCAGCGTGTCGAAGATCGGGCTGCGCCCCTCACCCTGGTTCCGGGCCGGCGGCAGGGCCTCCGGCTGCGGAGCCTGCGGCAGGCTCGGGGCCTCCGGGCGCGGAGCCGCCGCCGGCGAGGGAGCGGCCGGGTAGCCGCCGCCCTGCTGCGGGGCCTGCTGCGGAGCCTGGTGCCGGCGGCTGTAGCCGCCCACCCCGGGGCCGCCGCTGCGCGGCGCCTGGAAGTCCTGGCGGTCGAACTGGCCGGTGGTCGAGGCCGGGCCGCTCAGGTCCGCGGGCCCGCGCAGCTCCGGACGCTCGAACTGCCCGGTGGTGGACGGGTCCAGGGGACCGCGCACGTCGGGACGCTCGAACTGGCCGGTGGTGCTGTTGGCGGGGTTGCCGCCGGTGGCCTGCGGGAAGGGGGCGTTGTAGTCCGGGCGGGCGAACTCGGCCGTCGCGCCCGGGCCCGAGAGCTCGTCGTGACCGCGCGGGACGTCCTGGCCACCCTGACCACCGGCACCCCAACTGGTGCCCTGCGGGATCCCGGTGGGAGACGTACCGGCGCCGGCGCCCGGGAGCTCCGGACGCGGCGCGCCACCGCGCGGCGGCAGCTGCGGCCGCTTGCGCTGGGTCGGCGCCGGGGCGGCGGACTGTTGGCGGTCCTGCTGCTGCGGAGCCTGCTGGGGCTGCGGCTGCTGCGGACGCTCGAACCCGTTGCCCTGCGGGAAGGCGGAGGGGGTCTGACCCGGACGACCCTGAAGGCCACCGGTCGTGGCGCCGGGCGTACGCCCGGGCAGCGGGGCCGGGCTGCCGAAGGGGCCGCTCTGGCCGTTCGGCGCGCCGGGACCGGCCTGCGGACGGGTCGGCGCGCCGCCCTGCTGCGGACGGGTGCCGGGGCCGCCCTGCGGCGCCTGACCCGGACCCTGCGCACGCTGCTGCTGGGGACCCTGACCGGCGGAGCCGTCGCGCCCCGGCAGTGCGGGACGCGGCCCGCCGCCGGAGACCTGACCGCGCTGCTGGCCGGCGCCCACCGGGGGACGGGCGTTCCCACCGGGAACGGAACCCTGGCCGCCCTGCGGGCCACCCTGGCCGCCGGAGCCCCCGGGGCCGCCCTGACCGGGCATCGGGGCCGGCTTCTTGCCGCCCTGGGCGACGTCGACCGGCAGCATGACGAGGGCCGTCGTACCACCCGAGTCGGAGGGACGCAGCTGGATGCGGATGCCGTGTCGCAGGGACAGGCGACCGACCACGAACAGGCCCATGCGGCGGGAGACGGAGACGTCCACGGTCGGCGGCGACGCGAGCCGCTCGTTGATCGCGGCGAGGTCCTCGGGGGAGAGGCCGATGCCGGTGTCGTGGATCTCGACCAGCACCCGGCCGTCGGGCAGCGCGTGACCGGTGACCTTGACCTTCGTCTGCGGGGAGGAGAACGACGTGGCGTTCTCCAGCAGCTCGGCGAGGAGGTGCACGAGGTCGTTGACGACGCGGCCGGCGACGTCGGTGCCGGGCACCGACGAGAGTTCGATGCGCTCGTACTGCTCCACCTCGGACGCCGCGGCGCGGAGCACGTCGACGAGCGGGACGGGGCGGGTCCACC
This region of Streptomyces sp. NBC_00513 genomic DNA includes:
- a CDS encoding nitrate- and nitrite sensing domain-containing protein gives rise to the protein MRRSNSSPADEPARGNFTPPPRAAASPVDVPVDPPASSGSTSRFSPRNWRVPTRLNAILLVPVLVGLVMGGFQVKGSVDSWNEAKDAEKTARIVQAASEYGQALLDERDLTAQPLLRGDRGSEIVTKAYAATDAAKAKFADAAKDLPGNQGLERRLELFRQEEPKLEQVRKTAYLAAPESAKKNLPNALGPIPTEEGYVLVQHYLMQFSNELGLGTGNVTSYGRMVYAIELAKAANSLQRSVGTHLLVRPSESEDIRKSQLVAFSSYAYLEEIAIGEYVAAGTDADTNRLRDVMGQKSQEGAQKLAAAKQAAEQAGTTFKTPPVVNGSVLTGMTEAIASGEKNTRLAQNGTTAQAWQAAATAKFDGYAEIEKELLGKAVQDAVAVSDESRNDAILTGAIVVVALLAAFILAGMMARQMGRAMRHLRTAAFDIAEQRLPMLVDQLSRTDPGKVDTRVLPIPIDSQDEIGEVARAFDQVHREAVRLAAEQALLRGNVNAIFTNLSMRNQSLIEGQLTLITDLENNEADPDQLENLFRLDHLATRMRRNGENLLILAGEEPGRRWDQPVPLVDVLRAASSEVEQYERVELSGVSEAEIHGQAVTDLVHLLAELLENATTFSSPQTKVRVNATRLPDGRVMIEIHDKGIGLTAEDFADINHKLANPPTVDAAISQRMGLFVVGRLADRHSIRVQLRPSGEAAGTTSLVMLPDAITHGGGGEGVPDDDFTVSQIIPEQQALQAPKMRTAAELGFDDSRYDAQGGQGADGQGADPVGRSLGQQERRAALAAQVGYPQDQQYPDQAEQSSQDYSEPQPEHGYQPYQGYEQQPEPGYAPGYEGGPSQQPQQSYEAYPQQGYGYPEAEYQDQRQDAPSYDGGFEPQSQQAEWPEQNTYSGGYQQDYGTESESTPAPEPAPERVGFDRPGAAADTGHKMTGAGLPRRGSQQQWQPAQQEAESTGSLFEQRPQRQQPAAAPKADEEGPEAWRSNNDERWQQAAKLREPKAGGVTPSGLPRRVPKANLVEGAAETTPQGGPQVSRAPEDVRGRLSNLRRGVQQGRSAGSEQSSNSYDQER
- a CDS encoding roadblock/LC7 domain-containing protein, which encodes MSQAAQNLNWLITNFVDNTPGVSHTVVVSADGLLLAMSEGFPRDRADQLAAVASGLTSLTAGASRIFEGGAVNQTVVEMDRGFLFLMSVSDGSSLAVLAHPECDIGLVGYEMALLVDRAGSVLTPDLRAELQGSLLI
- a CDS encoding acyl-CoA carboxylase subunit epsilon; translation: MSITTDTLLKVEKGNAAPEELAAITAILLARATTTTDTTTRTPRTQAGWRRLERSAGFRAPHSWRG
- a CDS encoding nitrate- and nitrite sensing domain-containing protein — encoded protein: MQGRFKRDGSAAAEQEPRGGTDRGSSPQHAQNRGPAVEGASSDASATVKAKGRAKPKGLAKAKGKSESAAGQDVAIPKAPTGSGSRLAMQNWRISTRLVSLLTLPVVAATTLGGFRINDSLNDIAQLDHMQLLTTMTRQATNLAAMLQEERDKSAGPLSVAAKDPAKVGTAKPNSLVQGVRDQTDAAAEAFAAATDKVSLTEDKDETLKSIRNNILQIGRQLTGIEDIRKKAYDNGAQQTVTEYNALIVSLLSLSQDMAQATSNPEMIKRTRALASFSSAKEYASIQRAIIAASLPESGATTGTLKENDRLYALSALRGESQSKKTFELVYQGRSEELTASLGDGNPEISKADHYTRRVLSTEGQFAKEQQYRSWMDWYDADGTKLQAMKTIELSLLEDMEQKARELRNESQQDAIINGALIFLVLGVSLVGAFVMARSMIRSLRRLQDTATRVAQDRLPELVKQLSESDPQDVDTSVESVGLHTRDEIGQVAAAFDDVHREAVRLAAEQALLRGNVNAMFTNLSRRSQGLIQRQLSLISELESREADPDQLSSLFKLDHLATRMRRNGENLLVLAGEEPGRRWTRPVPLVDVLRAAASEVEQYERIELSSVPGTDVAGRVVNDLVHLLAELLENATSFSSPQTKVKVTGHALPDGRVLVEIHDTGIGLSPEDLAAINERLASPPTVDVSVSRRMGLFVVGRLSLRHGIRIQLRPSDSGGTTALVMLPVDVAQGGKKPAPMPGQGGPGGSGGQGGPQGGQGSVPGGNARPPVGAGQQRGQVSGGGPRPALPGRDGSAGQGPQQQRAQGPGQAPQGGPGTRPQQGGAPTRPQAGPGAPNGQSGPFGSPAPLPGRTPGATTGGLQGRPGQTPSAFPQGNGFERPQQPQPQQAPQQQDRQQSAAPAPTQRKRPQLPPRGGAPRPELPGAGAGTSPTGIPQGTSWGAGGQGGQDVPRGHDELSGPGATAEFARPDYNAPFPQATGGNPANSTTGQFERPDVRGPLDPSTTGQFERPELRGPADLSGPASTTGQFDRQDFQAPRSGGPGVGGYSRRHQAPQQAPQQGGGYPAAPSPAAAPRPEAPSLPQAPQPEALPPARNQGEGRSPIFDTLESNWFRQEGEQPADQGPAVPQQPQQSAPSAPAPQRTQPQLPQRGQEPAADAAATGAMPTVSWRSSPNDELMRQAERVRQPAAGGITTSGLPRRVPRANLVAGTAQQQAEAQAGPQVSRSPDDVRGRLTNLRRGIQQGRQAGTTGPATGSYHVDPTYQQER
- a CDS encoding DUF742 domain-containing protein; its protein translation is MTTPGGHPYGGAQQPQGGHDQNRFNFPSTPSRPAPEHNPYQQQPSYGQPQQPQQPYRPSQRPSRSSQPQAPKAHNPLVRPYAMTGGRTRPRYQLAIEALVSTTADPARLQGQLPEHQRICRLCQEIKSVAEISALLSIPLGVARILVADLAEAGLVAIHQPGGDESAGGQPDVTLLERVLSGLRKL
- a CDS encoding ATP/GTP-binding protein; protein product: MDFASSDGGAAPRSTTSAKIVVAGGFGVGKTTFVGAVSEINPLRTEAVMTSASAGIDDLTHTGDKTTTTVAMDFGRITLDQDLILYLFGTPGQDRFWFMWDDLVRGAIGAIVLVDTRRLADCFPAVDYFENSGLPFVVALNGFEGHQPYTPEEVREALQIGPDAPIITTDARHRADAKSALITLVEHALMARLK
- a CDS encoding ATP/GTP-binding protein, producing the protein MDFASSNGGAARSTTSAKIVVAGGFGVGKTTFVGAVSEINPLRTEAVMTSASAGIDDLTHTGDKTTTTVAMDFGRITLDQDLILYLFGTPGQDRFWFMWDDLVRGAIGAVVLVDTRRLADCFPAVDYFENSGLPFVIALNGFDGHQPYTPEEVREALQIGPDAPIITTDARHRADAKSALITLVEHALMARLR
- a CDS encoding roadblock/LC7 domain-containing protein, which codes for MSQAAQNLNWLITNFVDNTPGVSHTVVVSADGLLLAMSDGFPRDRADQLAAVASGLTSLTAGASRIFEGGAVNQTVVEMDRGFLFLMSVSDGSSLAVLAHPECDIGLVGYEMALLVDRAGSVLTPDLRAELQGSLLN
- a CDS encoding DUF742 domain-containing protein, giving the protein MTPPPAYPDAYGDSYSEGDQPLVRPYAMTGGRTRPRYQLAIEALVSTTADPMHLSGLLPEHQRICTLCREVKSVAEVSALLSMPLGVARILVADLAEAGMVAIHQPGNGEAGGTPDVTLLERVLSGLRKL